From Primulina huaijiensis isolate GDHJ02 chromosome 15, ASM1229523v2, whole genome shotgun sequence, one genomic window encodes:
- the LOC140958233 gene encoding uncharacterized protein has product MEREERRRRISSRGSDRLALITGRLESLAMDRLPAQFDSQPATTDYHGKNDAPKTPIKQESEEEQFESSIISTPRTCKTKTNGPNPCKKPLIQLLDSFTPKEINSSIISSENTRVVCSTIIAILIVLSHVNLPHNVVKSKSLIAYRPLYVVLMTDLLIVAARLALYTQTREEDEHKELSFDGVNWGGAVKVLELGLVLHQAIRAIFIDCSFYLVIVVCGISLV; this is encoded by the exons ATGGAGAGGGAAGAGAGGAGGAGGAGGATATCGTCCAGAGGGTCAGATCGGTTGGCGCTGATTACAGGTCGGCTCGAAAGCCTAGCTATGGATCGTTTACCCGCACAATTTGACTCTCAACCGGCCACAACAGATTATCATG GTAAAAATGATGCTCCTAAAACGCCCATAAAGCAGGAAAGTGAAGAAGAACAATTTGAATCATCAATCATCAGTACTCCAAGAACCTGCAAGACAAAAACAAATGGCCCAAATCCATGCAAGAAACCACTCATCCAACTTCTTGATTCATTCACTCCCAAAGAAATAAACTCCAGCATAATCTCCTCCGAGAACACAAGAGTCGTGTGTTCAACTATAATCGCGATTCTTATAGTCCTATCCCATGTTAATCTTCCTCACAATGTGGTGAAATCAAAGAGCCTTATTGCTTATAGGCCTCTATATGTCGTATTGATGACTGATCTGTTGATTGTGGCTGCACGACTAGCCCTTTACACGCAAACGAGAGAGGAAGATGAGCACAAAGAACTGAGTTTCGATGGGGTGAACTGGGGAGGAGCCGTCAAGGTGTTGGAATTAGGATTGGTTCTGCATCAGGCGATTCGAGCTATTTTCATCGATTGTAGCTTTTACTTGGTGATTGTAGTGTGTGGCATTTCTCTGGTGTAA
- the LOC140960554 gene encoding uncharacterized protein: MPKQIQKSVRECLSKIKISNKQIHFRFRSCRHTKTPSFEVGGGERSNGNDAVTLSDIDQFLYENFRSLYQEERDHGKTTSFLIESPRLLDPPPPPENLRRSGRFFVASGSSSSLITDEASSTSASVAEESEEISAEDRKAPDDFIVVFTHSPSPYEDFRRSMQEMVEARLEHSGKVDWEFLEELLFCYLDLNNKKSYRYILHAFVDLIVVLRENSGKNPASRRTWNGRGGRRLKGVM; encoded by the coding sequence ATGCCGAAGcaaattcagaaatcagttCGAGAATGCCTCTCGAAGATCAAGATTTCCAATAAACAAATCCATTTTCGATTCAGAAGTTGCAGGCACACCAAAACGCCGTCGTTTGAAGTTGGTGGTGGGGAGCGGAGTAACGGAAACGACGCCGTTACCTTGTCAGACATAGACCAGTTCTTGTATGAAAATTTCAGGTCACTTTACCAGGAGGAGCGAGACCATGGAAAAACCACGTCGTTTTTGATCGAGTCTCCGAGATTGCTCGATCCTCCTCCGCCTCCGGAGAACCTCCGCCGCTCGGGTAGGTTTTTCGTCGCCTCCGGCTCGTCTAGCTCGCTGATCACGGATGAAGCGTCTTCTACCTCAGCCTCCGTCGCGGAGGAGTCGGAGGAGATCTCAGCCGAGGATCGGAAGGCGCCGGACGATTTCATTGTGGTCTTCACGCATTCCCCGAGCCCGTACGAGGATTTCCGGCGGTCGATGCAGGAGATGGTGGAGGCGCGTCTGGAGCATAGCGGGAAAGTGGACTGGGAATTTCTGGAGGAGCTTTTGTTTTGTTATCTGGATCTGAATAACAAGAAGTCGTATAGGTATATCTTGCACGCGTTCGTGGACCTGATTGTTGTTCTGCGTGAGAATTCCGGCAAGAATCCGGCGAGTCGTCGGACGTGGAACGGCAGAGGTGGTAGAAGGCTGAAAGGAGTGATGTAA